From a single Nicotiana tabacum cultivar K326 chromosome 8, ASM71507v2, whole genome shotgun sequence genomic region:
- the LOC142163404 gene encoding uncharacterized protein LOC142163404 has product MPVNVPKIKHLAYADDIVIFCSGSSKSIKLVMNVIDKYERSSGQIVNRDKSYFLTTPNTIPTIIKRIRKCSGFMDNNFPFTYLGCHVYVGRKNIVFFDNMIRKIVKRLNDWQEKMLSHGGKVTLIKSVFQFILVYTLSSMTPPKGVLRSHLSSKKIAPGNSHAHVLKMRDIAENHIVQQVNYGSSNFWCDNWSLNGPLANLLPDNPTNSKLLIRAFISNGQWNTNKLKELLPDQLVQQIQIIPIGNQNKDDQNFWAFSDNGKFTNNSAWKLITWSIEVAGNKAYPNSGLKLPRNSFCDTLKRRRPGYKSFMVRWLNPDRGWVKLNTDGSFLQREVKAGVGGVVRDEYGDIIMEFSTPAATQNHNVAEAQAALCGLNWCKQNGFS; this is encoded by the exons GCCCGTAAATGTCCCTAAGATCAAGCACCTTGCGTATGCTGATGACATTGTTATTTTCTGTAGTGGTAGTTCTAAGTCTATCAAGTTAGTTATGAATGTTATTGACAAATATGAAAGAAGTTCCGGTCAAATAGTTAATAGGGATAAAAGTTACTTCTTAACTACTCCTAATACTATTCCCACTATAATTAAAAGGATTAGGAAATGCTCTGGCTTTATGGATAATAATTTTCCTTTTACTTATCTTGGTTGTCATGTGTATGTGGGTAGGAAGAACATTGTCTTTtttgataacatgataagaaaaaTTGTGAAAAGGCTTAATGATTGGCAAGAAAAAATGTTGTCTCATGGGGGTAAGGTTACTCTTATTAAGAGTGTTTTTCAGTTCATTCTAGTGTACACTCTTTCTTCTATGACTCCCCCTAAGGGAGTTTTGAG ATCTCATCTTAGCTCTAAAAAGATTGCTCCAGGTAACTCCCATGCTCATGTTCTAAAAATGAGAGACATTGCAGAAAATCATATTGTGCAGCAGGTTAACTATGGCTCTAGTAACTTCTGGTGCGATAATTGGTCCCTTAATGGCCCTCTGGCAAACCTGCTCCCTGACAATCCAACGAATTCCAAACTTCTTATAAGGGCATTCATATCTAATGGACAATGGAATACAAATAAATTGAAGGAGCTCCTACCAGATCAACTGGTGCAACAAATCCAAATTATTCCTATTGGCAATCAAAACAAGGATGATCAAAATTTTTGGGCTTTCTCGGATAATGGAAAGTTCACAAACAATAGTGCATGGAAACTA ATAACTTGGAGCATTGAAGTTGCGGGCAACAAAGCATATCCTAATAGTGGCCTAAAGCTCCCTAGGAATTCTTTCTGTGATACTCTTAAAAGGCGTAGACCTGGGTACAAAAGTTTCATGGTTCGATGGCTTAATCCAGATAGGGGTTGGGTTAAGTTAAACACTGATGGGAGCTTTCTTCAGAGGGAAGTAAAAGCAGGTGTAGGAGGCGTGGTTAGAGATGAATATGGAGACATTATCATGGAATTTTCTACTCCAGCGGCTACCCAGAATCATAATGTAGCAGAGGCCCAAGCAGCTCTGTGTGGTCTCAATTGGTGCAAACAAAATGGCTTTAGTTAG